The proteins below come from a single Mya arenaria isolate MELC-2E11 chromosome 8, ASM2691426v1 genomic window:
- the LOC128242133 gene encoding uncharacterized protein LOC128242133 — translation MSDACILKRKKAPAIICVILNMLLTFNFLLLITIWAVVRASLSNPQASAMCIPCDKTTPNTFSGPKIDHSAIKMGEDGICCGPVESIAQILFRKDVVEQYYEYRKNSASLLDILDDSVIADCQRETSNKQPMSKIVGIVEFKPSYIVNGHYKVLWNKNGRTFSANNCVHLELEGEIFIRQPGYYIVSSQLNLRRQNETGTYRNETSPTIFSHHVDLLSHKNGTTGILMQTRKSIQRNDGYDTSFLSAVFKLNKHDRLSVSVSNPKYLEINNPNDHFLVYYTYDLPY, via the exons ATGAGTGACGCGTGCATATTAAAGCGAAAAAAGGCGCCTGCTATAATTTGTGTGATCTTAAATATGCTTCTGACGTTTAATTTCCTGCTGCTTATAACAATATGGGCGGTTGTCAGAGCATCTTTAAGTAATCCCCAAGCAAGCGCAATGTGCATTCCTTGCGACAAAACGACGCCGAATACTTTCTCAGGACCAAAGATTGATCATTCCGCTATCAAAATGGGAGAAGATGGGATATGCTGTGGACCTGTCGAAAGCATTGCACAGATTTTGTTTCGAAAG GATGTGGTTGAGCAGTACTACGAATATAGGAAAAACAGTGCAA GTCTGCTTGATATATTAGACGATTCGGTAATTGCTGACTGTCAAAGGGAAACAAGCAACAAACAGCCCATGTCGAAAATTGTCGGAATCGTAGAGTTCAAACCTAGCTACATAGTTAACG GTCATTACAAAGTCCTGTGGAATAAGAACGGCCGAACGTTTTCTGCGAACAATTGCGTCCACTTGGAACTAGAAGGAGAAATATTTATCCGACAGCCTGGCTACTACATTGTTTCTTCGCAACTAAATCTTAGACGACAAAATGAGACTGGAACATATAGAAATGAAACCAGTCCAACGATCTTCAGTCATCATGTAGATCTTCTTTCACACAAGAATGGCACCACTGGTATACTGATGCAAACCAGGAAATCAATTCAAAGAAACGACGGTTACGATACAAGTTTTCTTTCTGCGGTTTTCAAGCTAAACAAGCATGATAGGCTCTCAGTGTCTGTGTCGAATCCTAAATATTTAGAGATTAACAACCCCAACGATCATTTTCTGGTTTATTACACCTATGATCTGCCATACTAA